The Stratiformator vulcanicus genome has a segment encoding these proteins:
- a CDS encoding arylsulfatase, with the protein MGAYPRLKFLAALLLSLSLATPAADAAEKPNILVIWGDDIGTWNISHNNRGMMGYATPNIDRIAREGISFTDYYGQQSCTAGRAAFIGGTVPVRTGMTKVGLPGAKEGWQEQDITIAAVLKEQGYATGQFGKNHFGDRDEHLPTNHGFDEFFGNLYHLNAEEEPENRDYPGEMKLPNGKTFLEQYGPRGVLKAKANPDGTQTIENTGPLTKKRMETIDEETVAAAKNFIERKQNGDKPFFCWWNATRMHFRTHVKEENKGISGSSGDEYHDGMVEHDGHVGELLTLLDDLGIADNTIVLYSTDNGPHFNTWPDAGYTPFRNEKNSNWEGAYRVPAFARWPDKWPAGATVNGIVAHEDWMPTFAAAAGKKDLKEDMLDGYEAIGREYRQHLDGHDLTEYLANADSYKSIEANIKASPRKQFFYVNDDGAVVAIRLGDWKGVFLENRGMAFEVWREPFTELRVPLIFNLRRDPFEKAQHNATVYNDWVLDRAFAIVPMQQIAGKFFKSLQEYPPSQKAGSFNLEKVQEQIENAARGR; encoded by the coding sequence ATGGGAGCTTACCCACGGTTGAAGTTCTTGGCAGCTTTGCTGCTTTCGCTATCTCTGGCGACCCCAGCCGCAGACGCTGCGGAGAAACCGAATATTTTGGTCATCTGGGGTGACGACATTGGCACGTGGAACATCAGCCACAACAACCGTGGGATGATGGGTTACGCCACGCCGAACATCGACCGCATCGCGCGCGAGGGCATCAGCTTCACCGACTATTACGGCCAGCAATCATGCACGGCCGGGCGGGCGGCGTTCATTGGCGGCACGGTTCCCGTGCGGACCGGGATGACGAAAGTCGGCCTCCCCGGAGCCAAGGAAGGCTGGCAGGAGCAGGACATCACCATCGCCGCCGTGCTTAAAGAGCAAGGTTACGCCACCGGGCAGTTCGGAAAGAACCATTTCGGCGACCGCGACGAACACCTGCCGACAAATCACGGTTTCGATGAGTTCTTCGGCAACCTCTATCACCTCAATGCCGAAGAGGAGCCGGAGAACCGCGACTACCCCGGCGAGATGAAGCTGCCGAACGGGAAGACATTTCTTGAGCAGTACGGCCCCCGCGGCGTCTTGAAAGCCAAAGCCAATCCCGATGGAACCCAGACGATCGAGAACACCGGCCCGCTGACAAAAAAGCGGATGGAGACGATCGACGAGGAAACGGTCGCGGCGGCCAAGAACTTCATCGAGCGTAAGCAGAATGGCGACAAACCATTCTTCTGCTGGTGGAATGCGACGCGAATGCACTTCCGCACGCACGTTAAAGAAGAGAATAAGGGAATTAGCGGCAGCAGCGGGGATGAATATCACGACGGCATGGTCGAACACGACGGCCACGTCGGCGAATTGCTCACGTTGCTCGACGATCTCGGTATTGCTGACAATACAATCGTTCTCTACTCCACCGACAATGGGCCGCACTTCAACACGTGGCCCGATGCGGGGTATACGCCGTTTCGCAACGAGAAAAACAGCAACTGGGAGGGCGCGTATCGCGTCCCGGCCTTCGCACGCTGGCCGGACAAATGGCCCGCCGGCGCGACGGTCAATGGGATTGTGGCCCACGAAGACTGGATGCCGACCTTCGCCGCCGCCGCCGGCAAGAAAGACCTGAAAGAGGACATGCTCGACGGCTACGAGGCCATCGGCCGAGAATACCGCCAGCACTTGGACGGGCATGATCTGACCGAGTATCTGGCCAATGCCGACAGTTATAAGAGCATCGAAGCGAACATTAAGGCGTCACCGCGTAAACAGTTCTTCTATGTCAATGACGACGGGGCGGTCGTTGCGATCCGCTTGGGCGATTGGAAGGGCGTGTTCCTCGAAAACAGGGGCATGGCGTTCGAGGTGTGGCGGGAACCGTTTACGGAGCTGCGCGTACCGCTGATCTTTAACCTGCGTCGCGATCCGTTCGAGAAAGCTCAGCACAACGCGACCGTTTACAACGATTGGGTGCTTGATCGTGCATTCGCGATCGTCCCCATGCAGCAAATCGCCGGTAAGTTCTTTAAGTCTCTGCAGGAGTATCCGCCGAGCCAGAAGGCCGGGTCGTTTAATCTCGAAAAGGTGCAAGAGCAGATCGAGAACGCGGCCCGGGGGCGTTAA